In Bactrocera oleae isolate idBacOlea1 chromosome 5, idBacOlea1, whole genome shotgun sequence, a genomic segment contains:
- the LOC106621114 gene encoding zinc finger protein 26-like: protein MRFVCQKFNNETGLNMTQIDLEKKVKTLRKLCSFIKNRKLIAKRKNLKYQPKFAYFKNLEFLENDVGPYDCPICKKRIHGPDAFKVHIAGHDGSIPFKCDICGHGYQISSNLAVHLRRHVQDYTYDCKICNKLCATSTELKIHMRSHTNEKPFVCDLCGHRTGTSSHLIAHKRRHLKRRVYKCELCPKTFYDKQILHEHTNIHSTIKDKICEICNKGFITKKRLRQHRLIHDPEKKFVCKICEKRFAQSSGLCGHMKSHGNLAAPNFILDDEQLIILAEIYKEHTCLWNETDITYRFKNRREEAMRFVCENFNNETGLNMTQIDLEKQVMRLRKLCSFEKNRKLIAKRKKLKYQAKFAYSEHLKFLEKDVGPFECSICKKVIRGPDAFKVHFAAHDGSLPFKCDICGHGFQLACNLAVHLRRHVHDYTFSCGVCNKPCATSTEVKIHMRSHTDEKPFVCDFCGYRTRTSSHLLTHTLRHQKRPRHKCKLCPKTFYETGSLYEHMSIHRNIRDKICEICDKGFTTNKQLRQHQLIHNAEKKYSCKICEKRFAQYAGLSGHMKTHGNVNSK from the exons ATGCGATTTGtatgccaaaaatttaataacgaaACTGGTTTAAATATGACGCAAattgatttagaaaaaaaagttaagacCCTACGGAAATTGTGTTCTTTCATAAAGAACCGAAAACTAATAGccaaaagaaaaaacttaaaatatcaaccaaaatttgcatatttcaaaaatcttgagtttCTCGAAAATGATGTTGGACCTTACGATTGCCCGATATGTAAAAAAAGAATACATGGTCCAGATGCCTTTAAAGTACATATTGCCGGACATGATGGCTCAATACCATTTAAATGTGACATCTGCGGACATGGTTATCAAATTTCTTCTAATTTAGCAGTACACTTACGTAGACATGTACAAGACTACACCTATGATTGTAAGATATGCAACAAACTCTGCGCCACGTCCACAGAACTGAAGATTCATATGCGTTCCCACACCAATGAGAAGCCTTTTGTTTGTGATCTTTGTGGGCACAGAACAGGAACATCTTCCCATCTTATTGCGCATAAACGACGACATCTGAAACGACGGGTTTACAAGTGTGAACTATGTCCTAAAACCTTCTACGACAAACAAATATTACACGAACACACGAATATTCACAGTACTATCAAAGATAAAATATGCGAGATATGCAATAAAGGCTTCATTACCAAGAAAAGACTACGCCAACATCGGCTCATTCATGATCCCGAAAAAAAAttcgtgtgcaaaatttgtgaaaaacgtTTTGCCCAATCTTCAGGTCTCTGTGGGCACATGAAATCACATGGAaactta GCTgcaccaaattttattttagacgATGAGCAACTCATAATTTTGGCAGAGATTTACAAAGAGCACACCTGCCTCTGGAATGAAACGGACATCACATATAGATTTAAAAATAGGCGCGAGGAAGCTATGCGATTTGTAtgcgaaaattttaataacgaaACTGGTTTAAATATGACGCAAATTGATCTAGAGAAGCAAGTTATGAGACTGCGAAAATTGTGTTCTTTCGAAAAGAACCGAAAACTAATAgccaaaagaaaaaagttgaaatatcAAGCAAAATTTGCATATTCCGAACATCTTAAGTTTCTCGAAAAGGATGTTGGACCTTTCGAATGCTCGATATGTAAAAAAGTAATACGTGGTCCTGATGCCTTTAAAGTACATTTTGCCGCACATGATGGCTCGTTACCATTTAAATGTGACATCTGCGGGCATGGGTTTCAGCTGGCGTGTAATTTAGCAGTACACTTACGTAGACATGTACATGACTACACTTTCAGTTGTGGAGTATGCAACAAACCCTGCGCCACGTCCACGGAAGTGAAGATTCATATGCGTTCCCACACCGATGAGAAGCCATTCGTTTGCGATTTTTGTGGGTACAGAACACGAACATCTTCACATCTTTTAACACATACACTGCGACATCAGAAACGACCTCGTCACAAGTGTAAATTATGTCCTAAAACCTTTTACGAAACCGGTTCTTTATACGAACACATGAGTATTCACCGGAATATCAGAGATAAAATATGCGAGATATGCGATAAAGGTTTTACTACCAATAAACAATTACGCCAGCATCAGCTCATCCACAACGCCGAGAAAAAGTACTCATGCAAAATCTGTGAAAAGCGTTTTGCGCAATATGCAGGTCTCAGTGGGCATATGAAAACGCACGGAAACGTAAAttcgaagtaa